Genomic window (Candidatus Eisenbacteria bacterium):
AACCACGAACTGGCCCGATGGTGCGCCCGGGAGGCGGTGGAACGAAAAGGCGAGGATGTGCTTCTCCTCGATCTTCGAGAGATATCCTCTGTCTGCGATTTCTTCGTCGTCATCAGCGCGACATCCGAGGCGCATGTTTGGGCTCTCGCCGAGGGGCTTCGCCGGCAGTTGAAAGATGAATACGGGATTCGGCCCTGGCATGTCGAGGGCAGAACAGGTGACCGATGGGTTCTCCTGGATTGTGTTGATTGGGTCGTTCACATCTTCCATCACGAAACCCGGGAACACTATCAGCTTGAGCGCCTTTGGGGAGATGCCCCCCGGGAAACCTTTAAATCGTAGCGCCGGATCGAGGGTCCACGGAGAACCGGAATGCCCCAAGACAAAGGACGGAATGCCGCAACGCCGATTCTTGTTGTCGGATCCGTCGCGCTGGACACCATCTCGACTCCGCAAGCAAAGGGTGTGGAGGTTCTCGGCGGGTCGGCCTCA
Coding sequences:
- the rsfS gene encoding ribosome silencing factor, translated to MRPRGDKIPKHGKAAPNLNAASKDVASADRASGDISNHELARWCAREAVERKGEDVLLLDLREISSVCDFFVVISATSEAHVWALAEGLRRQLKDEYGIRPWHVEGRTGDRWVLLDCVDWVVHIFHHETREHYQLERLWGDAPRETFKS